One segment of Mastomys coucha isolate ucsf_1 unplaced genomic scaffold, UCSF_Mcou_1 pScaffold23, whole genome shotgun sequence DNA contains the following:
- the A4gnt gene encoding alpha-1,4-N-acetylglucosaminyltransferase, producing MLKELHLSLSLVLVFACGLLYQLSLRSQCFFACLPPFTSPQGLEGLLSNGRSIMFIETSERVEPPPLVSCAVESAARIYPEQLIIFFMRGLNNSSTQLTSNTSYPAFSLLSAINNVFFVPLDMKRLFEDTPLFSWYTKVNSSKEKHWLHVSSDASRLAIIWKYGGIYMDTDVISIRPIPEENFLAAQGSRHSSNGVFGFLPHHPFLWACMENFVEHYNSRIWGNQGPTLMTRMLRVWCRLQDFQGLGDLKCLNISFLHPQRFYPIPYPQWRRYYEVWDREPSFNDSYALHLWNFMNKEGRTVIRGSNTLVENLYQKHCPQTYRVLIQGAEGTVSREPGTGTR from the exons ATGCTGAAGGAACTCCATCTCTCCCTGTCCCTGGTCCTGGTGTTTGCCTGTGGCCTGCTGTACCAGCTCTCTCTGAGGTCTCAATGCTTTTTTGCTTGCCTGCCTCCTTTCACATCTCCACAGGGGTTGGAAGGCCTCCTGAGCAATGGACGGAGTATCATGTTTATAGAGacctctgagagagtggagccACCTCCCTTGGTCTCCTGTGCTGTGGAGTCTGCTGCTAGAATCTATCCTGAGCagctcatcatcttcttcatgAGAGGGCTCAACAACTCCTCCACACAGCTGACTTCAAACACCAGCTACccagccttctccctcctctcgGCCATTAACAATGTTTTCTTTGTGCCTTTGGACATGAAAAGACTGTTTGAAGACACGCCTTTGTTTTCATGGTACACCAAA GTCAACAGCAGTAAAGAGAAACACTGGCTGCACGTCAGCTCGGACGCATCCCGCCTGGCCATCATCTGGAAATACGGTGGCATCTACATGGACACTGACGTCATATCGATCAGGCCTATCCCGGAGGAGAACTTCCTGGCAGCCCAGGGCTCCCGACACTCCAGTAACGGGGTATTTGGCTTCCTTCCTCACCACCCCTTCCTGTGGGCCTGCATGGAGAACTTTGTTGAGCACTATAACTCACGCATTTGGGGCAACCAAGGTCCCACGTTGATGACAAGGATGTTACGGGTGTGGTGTAGACTTCAAGACTTCCAAGGGTTGGGCGACCTGaaatgtttgaatatttccttccttcatccccagAGATTTTACCCCATCCCTTATCCTCAGTGGAGGCGCTACTACGAAGTGTGGGACAGAGAGCCGAGCTTCAATGACTCCTATGCACTGCATTTGTGGAACTTTATGAATAAAGAGGGCAGAACTGTGATCAGAGGAAGCAACACTCTGGTGGAAAATCTCTATCAAAAGCACTGTCCTCAGACTTATAGGGTTCTGATTCAAGGTGCGGAAGGGACAGTGTCCAGGGAACCAGGCACAGGTACCAGATAG